From a single Metopolophium dirhodum isolate CAU chromosome 6, ASM1992520v1, whole genome shotgun sequence genomic region:
- the LOC132947672 gene encoding uncharacterized protein LOC132947672, which produces MGYQLLTIHCMIQNYSIPVVYVLIESKSRNSYDCVIWFIKHNLVPNLTPEIIITDYETALRDVLISVFLGARSVGCWFHHNQAVWKKMQKLGYLHHVNRNENALKTLKLLLCLPLLSAQDMDAGFRLIRAFAVNHRVHLERLFSYYERYWLQNIGPDIVSVYGLPRRTNNNIESFHNALKLKFTVSHPSLWVFLGHLTSTSSNYHIVVQQLHNNLRPTRYLRTKLLANSRRIKNASEQYDLRLISAWQFLQICSHVTGAYELRQRNWAL; this is translated from the exons ATGGGCTATCAATTGTTAACTATACATTGTATGATTCAGAACTAT tCCATACCCGTTGTTTATGTTTTAATAGAGAGTAAAAGCAGGAACTCTTATGATTGTGTTATTTGGTTCATAAAACATAATCTGGTACCAAATTTAACTcctgaaattataataaccgATTATGAAACAGCTTTGAGGGATGTGCTGATATCCGTTTTTCTAGGAGCTCGGTCAGTTGGGTGTTGGTTTCATCATAATCAA gctgtttggaaaaaaatgcaaaaattggGTTATTTACACCATGTTAATCGCAAcgaaaatgcattaaaaacattaaaattactattatgcTTACCATTATTGTCTGCCCAAGACATGGATGCAGGATTTAGATTAATCCGAGCTTTTGCAGTAAATCATAGGGTACATCTGGAAAGATTGTTTAGTTATTACGAAAG atattggTTACAAAATATTGGGCCAGATATTGTGTCAGTATATGGTTTACCACGACGGACCAACAATAATATAGAGAGTTTCCATAAtgcattaaaattgaaattcacAGTCTCACATCCAAGTTTATGGGTATTTTTAG GACATTTAACCAGCACAAGTAGTAACTACCACATTGTTGTTCAGCAGCTACATAACAACTTGCGTCCCACTAGGTATTTGAGAACCAAATTATTGGCCAATAGTAGACGAATTAAAAATGCTTCAGAGCAGTATGATTTGAGACTTATTTCAGCATGGCAATTCCTTCAAATCTGCTCACATGTTACTGGAGCATATGAACTGAGACAGCGAAATTGGGCTTTATGA